The Glandiceps talaboti chromosome 9, keGlaTala1.1, whole genome shotgun sequence genome window below encodes:
- the LOC144439832 gene encoding uncharacterized protein LOC144439832 — MAMEVEQSIKEEPVSLVTPDNDEDEDDLNDDRPVRRPMNAFLLFCKRHRTLVKERHPWLDNRSATKMLADMWAVLDSHEKEKYLELARQCKAAFLKAYPDYKWCGTSKAQATSPTSPTVTTRKMHADSNHDEKGGRDGSITPGKLADPADMGGLNLLLMAGEQALSPNNNNNNEDEDTVKVPPQSAAHTATDLATDSVTDHATDPVTDPVTDPADDKSDSSGGQSALLQFAQMCSEQPSFQQRKSTNQQKAKQSSANGSQAKTVNQMQSTNDSTECERTEKKKKKIKKHKVEKDKDSDEPDKKKKKALKMDSTKDTLEGIPEKSSKKKKKHGEKRKKKKKFKKVVKQKEEEEEEEDNEREEGSTSSCVTETERDNEMNDSEHDNDDSELRCRKSSRSCKGKLYQQFVSGGMLHDLQRPERPFNCKRPWKGDFVSYSDEDDPTVDMETKAVKRRRASTSRRRRASESNIGRERGDGSGRGTDRRSVDVLDYADFDFKAKLDSLPQFTLDQFKPKSRSQTKKKCTNMYKNAVFVKKDGQHHDDMEHHRDSILFHLDEDAYSKSNTGVKITRMKSMPSVTGSRKRKARKRSITHIVRTTSDDGESKVTISTKARSAASQRGRETTTGGLDLPRLSKSASMPGRSLPV, encoded by the exons ATGGCTATGGAGGTAGAACAGTCTATAAAAGAAGAACCAGTTTCCCTGGTTACCCCTGACAAcgatgaggatgaggatgattTGAATGATGATAGGCCTGTGCGTCGACCAATGAATGCTTTCCTACTGTTCTGCAAAAGGCATCGTACTCTTGTCAAAGAACGACATCCGTGGTTGGACAATCGGTCAGCAACAAAGATGTTAGCTGATATGTGGGCAGTGTTAGACTCACATGAAAAGGAAAAGTATCTAGAACTTGCAAGACag TGCAAGGCAGCGTTTCTGAAGGCATACCCAGACTATAAATGGTGTGGTACAAGTAAAGCACAGGCTACATCACCTACTAGTCCTACTGTCACCACCAGGAAGATGCATGCAGACTCTAACCATGATGAGAAAGGGGGTAGAGATGGCTCAATAACACCTGGTAAATTAGCAG ACCCTGCTGACATGGGTGGATTGAATCTACTACTAATGGCAGGAGAACAGGCACTGTCAccaaataataacaacaacaatgaagATGAGGACACAGTGAAGGTACCACCACAGAGTGCAGCACATACAGCCACAGACCTTGCCACAGACTCTGTGACAGACCATGCAACAGACCCTGTCACAGACCCTGTCACAGATCCAGCCGATGACAAAAGTGATAGCAGTGGTGGACAAAGTGCTCTACTACAGTTTGCACAG ATGTGTTCTGAGCAACCATCATTCCAACAAAgaaaatcaaccaatcagcaaaAGGCAAAACAGTCTTCAGCCAATGGTAGCCAAGCAAAGACTGTCAATCAAATGCAATCAACCAATGACAGCACAGAATGTGAAAGGActgagaaaaagaaaaagaaaataaaaaagcaCAAAGTGGAGAAAGACAAAGATAGCGATGAACCTgacaagaaaaagaagaaggcGCTAAAAATGGATAGTACTAAAGATACGTTGGAAGGTATACCGGAAAAAAGTTctaagaaaaagaaaaaacatggagagaaaagaaaaaagaaaaagaaatttaaaaaagttGTGAAACAAAaagaggaggaagaagaagaggaGGATAATGAGAGGGAGGAGGGTAGCACTTCTAGTTGTGTTACAGAAACAGAAAGAGACAATGAAATGAACGATAGCGAACACGATAACGATGACTCTGAATTACGGTGTCGTAAATCAAGTCGGTCGTGTAAAGGAAAATTATATCAACAGTTTGTGTCTGGTGGAATGTTACATGACTTACAGAGACCTGAGAGACCTTTTAATTGTAAGAGACCCTGGAAAGGAGACTTTGTCAGTTACAGTGATGAAGATGATCCCACGGTTGACATGGAAACGAAGGCAGTAAAAAGGAGGAGAGCATCAACGTCGCGGAGACGACGGGCTAGTGAAAGCAATATTGGAAGAGAGAGGGGTGATGGATCAGGAAGAGGCACTGATAGGAGAAGTGTAGATGTCTT AGACTATGCAGATTTTGATTTCAAAGCCAAGCTGGACAGTCTTCCACAATTCACACTGGACCAATTCAAACCAAAGAGTCGGTCACAGACAAAGAAAAAATGCACCAATATGTACAAGAATGCAGTGTTTGTAAAAAAAGATGGGCAACATCATGATGACATGGAACATCATAGAG ATTCTATACTATTTCATCTTGATGAAGACGCTTACAGTAAATCAAATACAGGAGTGAAAATCACCAGGATGAAAAGTATGCCCTCTGTGACAGGAAGTCGTAAACGTAAAGCCAGAAAACGATCAATCACACACATTGTAAGAACAACATCTGATGACG gtGAATCTAAAGTGACCATAAGTACAAAGGCAAGATCAGCTGCATCACAAAGAGGACGAGAGACTACGACAGGTGGACTTGACTTACCTAGACTTTCAAAGAGTGCAAGTATGCCTGGCAGATCACTTCCTGTCTAG